A genomic window from Agrobacterium larrymoorei includes:
- a CDS encoding ABC transporter permease → MSSADTGIALPVKRRYRPKLQWLGILPFAIFVLLFLIMPTMKIVIGAFQSPDGSFTFDNIIGLFTPSILAAYWISIKISVASAALGCLIGFAVASAVVLGGLPQKIRAPLLTFSGVASQFAGVPLAFAFIATLGPVGLVTLFLKTQLGIDLRVMGFNILSFWGLTITYLFFQIPLMILIITPALDGLKREWREAAEILGASGWQYWRMVAFPILLPSILGTFSLLFANSFGAVATAIALTGSSLSIVPILLFAQIRGDVLGNPNLGYALAFGMIVVTCIANTLYIWMRTRSERWLK, encoded by the coding sequence ATGTCATCAGCAGATACTGGCATAGCGCTGCCGGTGAAACGGCGCTATCGGCCGAAGCTCCAATGGCTCGGCATTTTGCCCTTCGCCATATTCGTCCTGCTTTTTTTGATCATGCCGACGATGAAGATCGTCATCGGCGCGTTTCAAAGCCCGGACGGCAGCTTCACCTTTGACAACATCATCGGGCTCTTCACACCCTCCATTCTCGCGGCCTACTGGATATCGATCAAGATCAGCGTCGCCTCGGCAGCGCTTGGCTGTCTGATTGGTTTCGCCGTGGCCTCCGCCGTCGTGCTTGGCGGCCTGCCGCAGAAAATCCGCGCCCCGCTTTTGACCTTCTCGGGCGTTGCCTCGCAATTTGCAGGCGTCCCTCTGGCCTTCGCCTTCATCGCTACTCTCGGTCCAGTCGGCCTCGTCACGCTGTTCCTCAAGACTCAACTCGGCATCGACCTGCGCGTGATGGGCTTCAACATCCTGTCCTTCTGGGGCCTGACGATCACCTATCTGTTCTTCCAGATCCCGCTGATGATCCTCATCATCACGCCGGCACTCGACGGGTTGAAGCGCGAATGGCGCGAAGCGGCCGAAATTCTTGGCGCAAGCGGATGGCAGTATTGGCGCATGGTCGCCTTTCCCATCCTGCTGCCGTCCATCCTCGGCACCTTCTCGCTGCTCTTCGCCAACTCCTTCGGCGCCGTTGCCACCGCAATTGCGCTGACCGGCTCCTCGCTCAGCATCGTTCCGATCCTGCTCTTTGCCCAAATTCGCGGTGACGTTCTCGGCAACCCCAATCTTGGCTATGCGCTGGCCTTCGGCATGATCGTCGTGACCTGTATTGCCAACACGCTTTACATCTGGATGCGCACGCGCAGTGAGAGGTGGCTAAAATGA
- a CDS encoding ABC transporter permease produces MKRIFAWGALLFGILYFALPLIGMTNFSLKMRRGVYSFDAYAVVLSDPRFQETFTYSVVMALVTIVFGVVLVVPTAYWVRLKLPTLRPVIEFITLLPLVIPAIVIVFGYIRLYNTSSWLPLTGTTTGTNLLLMFGYTTLALPYMYRAVDTGLRTIDIGTLTEAAQSLGAGWTTILARIILPNVLVAVLSGAFLTFAIVIGEFTMAALLNRPAFGPYMQLLGANRAYEPAALAVISFGITWGCLGLIQLVSRYQKGAPPKA; encoded by the coding sequence ATGAAGCGGATTTTCGCCTGGGGTGCCCTCCTCTTCGGCATTCTCTATTTTGCCCTGCCGCTGATCGGCATGACCAACTTCTCGCTGAAGATGCGCCGCGGTGTCTACTCCTTCGACGCCTATGCCGTGGTCTTGAGCGATCCACGCTTTCAGGAGACCTTTACCTACTCCGTCGTCATGGCGCTCGTCACCATCGTCTTCGGTGTCGTGCTGGTGGTGCCAACCGCCTACTGGGTGCGGCTGAAACTGCCGACGCTGCGTCCTGTCATCGAGTTCATCACGCTGCTGCCGCTCGTCATTCCGGCGATCGTCATCGTCTTCGGCTATATCCGGCTTTACAATACCTCCAGCTGGCTTCCTCTGACGGGGACGACCACTGGCACCAACCTGCTGTTGATGTTCGGTTACACGACGCTCGCGCTGCCTTACATGTACCGCGCCGTCGATACGGGTCTTCGCACCATCGATATCGGTACGCTGACGGAAGCGGCGCAAAGCCTCGGCGCTGGCTGGACCACCATCCTTGCCCGGATCATCCTGCCGAATGTGCTGGTGGCCGTGCTGTCGGGCGCCTTCCTGACTTTTGCCATCGTCATCGGTGAATTCACCATGGCAGCCCTTTTGAACCGACCGGCCTTCGGCCCCTATATGCAGCTTCTCGGCGCGAACCGGGCCTACGAGCCTGCCGCCCTTGCTGTGATCTCCTTCGGCATCACCTGGGGTTGCCTCGGTCTCATCCAACTCGTCTCTCGCTACCAGAAGGGCGCGCCTCCCAAGGCCTGA
- a CDS encoding ABC transporter ATP-binding protein, whose product MSFLTLTHIKKSFGPVQVVHDFNMAIEKGEFVSFLGPSGCGKTTVLRMIAGFETPSDGAIVINGKDQTTLRPNQRNIGMVFQAYALFPNMNVRENVAFGLKVAGKPKAEIDARVKEMLALIHLEHLADRYPYQMSGGQQQRVALARALAPKPEVLLLDEPLSALDAKIRVSLREEIRQIQRKLGITTIFVTHDQEEALSISDRIVVMNAGRADQIGSPFEIYNNPATRFVASFVGTLNLIDATVVDATTSTVLIGDQKVSLKKPLAKANGEKVTVALRPEAGSLAESAKGDVAISGTVTSSHFLGSVIRTRLDVGGSVLSFDMFNDPGTAPPAIGERVTLHFASEDLMIVAE is encoded by the coding sequence ATGAGCTTTTTAACACTCACGCATATCAAGAAGTCCTTTGGTCCGGTTCAGGTCGTGCATGACTTCAACATGGCCATCGAAAAGGGCGAATTCGTTTCCTTCCTCGGCCCATCCGGTTGCGGCAAGACCACTGTGCTGCGCATGATCGCAGGCTTCGAGACGCCAAGCGATGGCGCAATCGTCATCAATGGCAAGGACCAGACGACCCTTCGCCCCAACCAGCGCAATATCGGCATGGTGTTCCAGGCCTATGCACTGTTTCCCAATATGAATGTTCGCGAGAATGTCGCCTTCGGCCTCAAGGTCGCGGGCAAGCCAAAGGCGGAAATCGATGCCCGCGTGAAGGAAATGCTGGCGCTCATCCATCTGGAACATCTTGCGGACCGCTATCCGTACCAGATGTCCGGCGGTCAGCAGCAGCGTGTTGCTCTTGCCCGTGCGCTGGCGCCAAAGCCGGAAGTCCTGCTTCTCGACGAACCGCTTTCCGCACTCGACGCCAAGATCCGCGTGTCGCTGCGCGAAGAAATCCGCCAGATCCAGCGCAAGCTTGGCATCACCACGATCTTCGTCACCCATGATCAGGAAGAAGCCCTGTCGATTTCCGACCGCATCGTGGTGATGAATGCCGGCCGTGCTGACCAGATCGGCTCGCCCTTCGAGATCTACAACAACCCCGCCACGCGCTTCGTCGCCTCCTTCGTCGGCACGCTGAACCTCATCGATGCGACCGTCGTCGATGCGACAACCAGCACGGTTCTGATCGGCGACCAGAAGGTGTCGCTGAAAAAGCCGCTCGCAAAAGCCAATGGCGAAAAGGTCACCGTCGCGCTTCGCCCGGAGGCCGGATCGCTTGCAGAAAGCGCCAAGGGCGATGTCGCGATTTCCGGAACCGTCACCTCCAGCCACTTCCTCGGCTCCGTCATCCGCACCCGTCTCGACGTCGGCGGCAGCGTGCTCTCCTTCGACATGTTCAACGATCCCGGCACGGCTCCACCTGCCATTGGCGAGCGTGTCACGCTTCACTTCGCATCAGAAGATTTGATGATTGTAGCAGAATAG
- a CDS encoding zinc-dependent alcohol dehydrogenase family protein: MRALFYERFGEAPKIANLPDPEPTPGGVVISVKATGLCRSDWHGWMGHDSDIHLPHVPGHEFAGVISAVGKNVMRFKVGDRVTVPFVSGCGHCQECRSGNQQVCETQFQPGFTHWGSFAEYVAIDYADQNLVHMPDEMSFDTAASLGCRFATSFRAVVDQGRLKGGEWLAVHGCGGVGLSAIMIGAGLGAQIVAIDIADDKLALAKELGATVTINSRNVADVTEAVRDATGGGAHVSVDALGHPQTCCNSISNLRRRGRHVQVGLMLADHSMPQIPMARVIAHELEIYGSHGMQAWRYDDMLAMIRTGKLSPEKLVGRHISLTDAVTALPAMDSFKDSGISIINRFE; encoded by the coding sequence ATGCGCGCATTATTCTACGAACGGTTTGGCGAAGCGCCGAAAATAGCCAACCTGCCTGACCCGGAACCCACGCCCGGCGGCGTGGTGATTTCAGTCAAGGCAACCGGCCTTTGCCGCAGCGACTGGCATGGCTGGATGGGCCATGACAGCGACATCCACCTGCCGCATGTGCCGGGTCACGAGTTCGCAGGCGTGATTTCCGCCGTCGGCAAGAATGTCATGCGCTTCAAGGTCGGTGACCGCGTCACCGTGCCCTTCGTCTCCGGCTGCGGCCACTGCCAGGAATGCCGCTCGGGCAACCAGCAGGTCTGCGAAACGCAGTTCCAGCCGGGCTTCACCCATTGGGGCTCCTTCGCCGAATATGTCGCGATCGATTATGCCGATCAGAATCTCGTCCATATGCCGGATGAGATGAGCTTCGATACGGCGGCAAGCCTTGGCTGCCGCTTTGCCACCTCCTTCCGCGCTGTTGTCGATCAGGGCCGCCTGAAGGGCGGAGAATGGCTCGCCGTTCACGGCTGCGGCGGCGTGGGCCTTTCAGCCATCATGATCGGTGCCGGTCTCGGTGCGCAGATCGTCGCAATCGATATTGCCGATGACAAGCTGGCGCTGGCGAAAGAGCTCGGTGCCACCGTCACCATCAACAGCCGCAATGTTGCCGATGTCACCGAAGCGGTGCGCGATGCGACCGGCGGCGGCGCACATGTCTCCGTCGATGCGCTCGGTCATCCGCAAACCTGCTGCAATTCGATCAGCAATTTGCGCCGCCGTGGTCGCCACGTCCAGGTGGGCCTCATGCTGGCCGATCATTCCATGCCGCAGATTCCCATGGCACGTGTGATTGCCCATGAACTGGAAATCTACGGCAGCCACGGAATGCAGGCCTGGCGCTACGACGATATGCTGGCCATGATTCGTACCGGTAAGCTTTCGCCTGAAAAACTTGTTGGCAGACACATCTCACTGACCGATGCTGTCACCGCGCTGCCTGCGATGGACAGCTTCAAGGACAGCGGCATCAGCATCATCAACCGCTTCGAGTGA